The following proteins are co-located in the bacterium genome:
- the ricT gene encoding regulatory iron-sulfur-containing complex subunit RicT codes for MIREVVGIRFLKDPRINYCDCGEISIEMGKMYLVEMEGYCDIGLSVEGPKVLDDEKIKEHIPRIIKKASEEDLEKQKLNKEKEELSKKLFIEKVEAHNLDMKFIDVHLSLDEKKYTFYFSANERVDFRNLVKEFSSSLGSKIELYQIGIKEEVKLFGGFSWCGREPCCSKFLKEIKGVNIKMIKEQNLSMSFSKIIGVCGRFMCCLAFEYEFYKEFRKKTPKEGSSYKTEEGIGIIEEVCPIRSSIKVKLEDERIVEVKI; via the coding sequence ATGATTAGAGAGGTAGTGGGAATAAGGTTTTTAAAGGATCCTAGGATAAACTATTGCGATTGTGGAGAGATCTCAATTGAAATGGGCAAAATGTATCTTGTTGAGATGGAAGGATATTGTGATATAGGCTTAAGTGTTGAAGGGCCAAAGGTTTTAGATGATGAGAAAATAAAAGAGCATATTCCAAGGATTATCAAGAAGGCATCCGAAGAAGATCTAGAAAAACAGAAGCTAAATAAAGAAAAAGAGGAGCTTTCTAAAAAGCTTTTTATAGAAAAGGTAGAAGCCCATAACCTTGATATGAAGTTTATCGATGTTCACCTCTCTTTGGATGAAAAAAAGTACACATTCTATTTTAGTGCAAACGAGAGGGTTGATTTTAGAAACCTTGTTAAAGAGTTTTCGAGCTCTTTGGGTTCTAAAATTGAGCTTTATCAGATAGGGATAAAGGAGGAGGTAAAGCTGTTTGGGGGTTTTTCCTGGTGTGGAAGGGAACCCTGTTGTTCTAAATTTTTAAAGGAGATTAAAGGTGTTAATATAAAGATGATAAAGGAACAAAATCTATCTATGTCTTTTTCTAAGATAATAGGTGTATGTGGAAGGTTTATGTGCTGCCTTGCTTTTGAATATGAGTTTTATAAGGAATTTAGAAAAAAAACACCAAAAGAGGGCTCTTCTTATAAAACAGAGGAGGGAATTGGTATTATTGAAGAGGTCTGTCCAATCAGATCCTCCATAAAAGTAAAGCTTGAGGATGAAAGAATAG